A stretch of DNA from Persephonella sp.:
AAAGACAGATTTATAACCAAAAAATTAATGTACCTGCTTTTTCTGTGCTGAACAGTGTATCTCATCTGAATTTCTCCCTGAGGTATAGATCGCATATTCCTATAACCTGTCTTGATGCATCTGTTATCGCCCTTGAGGAAAGTGTTGCCCCTGTGATGTTAGGAATATTTTTCTTGACGGCAGGAATTCCTGATGCACCTTTGTTTTCAAAATTTTTAAACCATTTATCAGGGGGAATGTATTCAGGAGGCTCATAGAATGCTATTACCTCTATATCCTTAATACGGCAGTTTTTGTCAAGAATAAAAAGAACAGTTTCTTTTTTGGTTCTTACCCTATGGGAATGAAGAATGCCGTAACCGATCGTATTTCCGTCCTTTTTTATCAGGTATATACGAAATATTGATGTTTTCATCTTTGTTTTAAACTTTTTCTGTATCATATCCCTTGTTTTTTTGTCTATCATTATGCTTTTTTTCTGTATTTCATGGTTGGGAAATATCTTTTTCACAGCATCATCAGGTTTTATTATCAGTCCCCCGTAAGACAGACCAGCAAGCAGTAAGACAAATAAAACAACCATTTTACAACCTCCTGCCTAAAAGTTTATACATTTTTGTTTTTTTTAATATGAGATTTTTTCTGAAAAATCATAAAAATTTAAAATTTTTTCTTATTAAATGATATCAAATCTCAATTTCAAAGGAGAGGAGAAGATGAGGAAGATTTTATCTTATGCACTTTTAACAGGTATTTTTTCAACATCTTTTGGGGCAGACCTTCAGGAGATAGAAGAAAGGCTCAAATCCCTTGAAGAACAGAACCAACAGCTTATTGAGGAGATAGCAGATCTAAAACAGCAGGTAGAAATACCTGAGCTTGCCCAAAAGCAGTTTTCAGGAATGGGGTATGCCGCATCAAAAGTTTATTTCACTCCTGCAGGTCTTTCTATCGGTGGATACGGGGAGATCATATACCAGAGATTTGAAAAATCAACAAAAAAGGATATGACAGACATTTATAGATTTATTCCTTATATAGGTTATAAGTTCTCAGACAGTATTATCCTGAACGCAGAAGTAGAGTTTGAGCATGGGGCTGATACCAGCAGAGGCGGAAAGGTAAAAATAGAGTTTGCTTATCTTGACTTTCTTTTTAACCAGTGGGTTAACCTGAGGGTTGGAAGTTATCTTATTCCTGTTGGAATAACAAACCTTCTTCATGAGCCGGTATTCTTTAACTCTGTAAATAGACCGGAAGTTGAAACAAACATAATACCAACAACATGGAATGAAAACGGTATCTTACTGTTTAGCAATATGGAAAATTGGAACTACTACATTGGTGTTGCAAACGGATTTTACTACACAGGATTTTCGTCAAAAAAATGGGTAAAAGGAGGAAGACAGGCAGGGGGTAAGGCATATGCTGAAGATTTTGCCTTTGTAGGAAGGGTTGATTATACAGGTATTGATGGGCTTATGGTAGGTGTTTCAGGTTATACAGGAAATTCAGGACAGGGAGACGGTTTTGATGGAAGGGTAAGTATGTATGATTTTCATCTGAGATACTCCCATAAAAATCTTGAAATAACAGGTCTTTATGTGAAAGGATTTCTCTCAGACGCAGACAAAATATCCCTCGCTGTAGGAGATACTGTAGCAAAAGAGGTTTACGGGTATTACTTGAACTTAGCATACGATGTTATGCCTTTTATCAAGTCTGACACAGATATATCGCTTCCTGTTTTTGTCAGATACGAAAGATACAACACTCAGGAAAAGGTTCCTGCAGGATTTACAAAGAACAACCAGTATGACAAAACTATCTGGACAGTGGGTCTGAACCTGAAACCACACCCTAATGTTGTTCTGAAGGCAGACTACCAGATAAGAGATAACAAATCTTATAACGAATCAGATATTTTTGAGCTTGGTGTAGGTTTCATCTTCTAAACCTCCCCCGCTTCTCCCCCTCTGCCCCGAAAGGGGCTTTTTTTCTGATAAATTTCATTTGATTTTCATAAAATCTGTATAAAATTATTTTGTGGATCAATTATATAAGGAGAAATATGGAAAAGCTGAAAGTAGCATTTTATAGCTTAGGTTGCAGAATGAACCAGTTTGAAACCTCTGCTATGGAGGAGGAGTTTGAAAATAGGGGGTATATTCTGTCTGAATTTTCAGATAAGGCTGATATATATGTGGTAAACACATGCACGGTAACAAATGACGCAGACAGAAGCTCAAGAAAAACCTTAAGACAGGCAAAAAGGAGAAATCCAGATGCTGTTATTGTTGCTACAGGCTGTTATGCACAGGTATCCCCTGATGAGCTTTCAAAGATGGAAGAGGTTGATCTTGTTATAGGAAATTCACATAAAACGGCGGTTTTAGAGATAGTTGAGCAGTTTATAAATGAAAGAAGACAGGATAAGGTTTTTATAGATAACATATTCAGAAAAAATGATTTTGAAACTTTCCATATAAGTACATTTTACGAAGGATCAAGACCTATTTTGAAGGTTCAGGAAGGGTGTAACAGTTTCTGTTCTTTCTGTATTATTCCTTTTGCAAGGGGAAAGGTCAGAAGTGCAAGAATAGACCAGATAGTTGATCAGGCAAAAATACTCGTTGATAGAGGGTTTAAAGAGATAGTCCTTACAGGAACACAGCTTTCACAGTTTGGTTATGATCATAAGGAAGGATACCTTTATGATCTTTTAAAAAAACTTATAAAGATAAAAGGTCTATACAGGGTAAGGCTTTCATCAATGGGTATAAATGAGATAGATGATAAACTGCTTGATCTTATAACATCTGAAGAAAAAATAGCCCCCCACTTCCATCTGTCTATCCAGTCTGGTGATGACAGGGTTTTGAAGGATATGAAAAGAAACTACACTGTTTCCCAGTATGAAAATGTTGTAAACAAGATAGTAAAAAGAAGACCTGATATTGCTATTGGAACAGACCTTATAACAGGTTTCCCAACAGAAGATGAAAAAGCCTTTGAAAACACCGTTAAAACAGTACAAAATCTGCCTCTTGCTTATATCCATGTTTTCACATATTCCCAGAGGAAAGGAACATCTGCTGAAAAGTTTGGAGACACAGTTCCCCCTCAGGAGAAAAAAAGAAGAACACAGATAATCAGGCAGATATCAGATGAGAAAAATAGAAAGTTCAGAGAAAGATATATAGGCAAACCTCTTGAGGTTCTGATAATATCAGAAAAAGATGGAAAAAAAGTAGGACTTACAGGAAACTACATACATATTAGTTTCAGCTCAGAGAAACCTGTAAATAGCATAACAAAGGTTGTTCTAACCGGGGTAGGTGAAGAAAGGGAGAATAACACAGGAAAGGAGATATAAAATGAAAAAGGTATTGATGGCGTTTTTAGCTGTTTTTTCACTTGGTTTTGGATTTGACAGTTCTATTGTTGGAAAAGAATTCAGGGATTTCAGATCTATTGATGAAAAAGGTAGAGTAGTGAAAGCTTCTGAGATTATAGATCACAAACCTGCTGTGATTATATTCTTTGCAATTGGAGATCAGCCGGGAACATTCAAATTTTTGCCTAACATGAACAGGCTTTATGAAAAATATAAAGACAAGGCTGTGTTTATGGCTGTTCTTTTAAGCCGATCAAATGAAAAGGAAGTTCAGGAGCTTAAAAAGATGCTTCCTTTGAAACTTCCGGTATACCTTGGTTACAGCGATGCCATCCGAAACTACGACATAAGAAAGGTTGATGTTCCATTGATAGTTTTTGTTGATAAAGAAGGACTGATAACAAACATAATCGCAAGACCTGAATCAACGATGGAGGAGATATATCCCCCTGAAAAATCTTTAAAGGAAAAAGAAACAATAGAAGAAAGGATTTCCCAGAGTATAGAAATAATTGAAAAATACATTAAAAAACTTATCGGAGACAAATAATGGAACAGGTTAAACAAATAATGATAATCCTTGAAGGGATAAACATAGAAGACCTTTCAGAAGAAGAACTTACAGATATTTTAATTGATGCATTCAAAGAAAAAGGATACACCCCGACAGACAGACCTGTTGTTGTAAGAAAAGGAAAGATCAGCTCTATAAGGGCTGTGGAAAATGGTTCACAGGAAGAGGTTGAGATATATGCCCTTGCACAGGTTGTAAATAAAAACGGAAATGTAAAAACTGTGATAACTGGAAGGGTTGTATAAACAATAACAAATGGAGGGTTAAAAAATGGAAAGGATTAGACTTTTGAAAAAACTGATAACAGCCATTATGGAGGGGGATTACAATGAGGTTTACAGGCTTGTTGATCTTGTCAAGGTAGATCTTAACAGATCTTATGAGTATGAAGGATCGCCCCTTCATGTTGCTGTTAAAGAGGGGGATAAAGAGCTTGTGAAATATTTTCTTGAGAAAGGGGCAGATCCTAATGTAAAAGGTGCTTTCGGTGAAACTCCTCTACATATAGCTGTTGACAGGGGTTATCATGACATTGTCCAGATCCTTATTGAGAGTGGAGCTGATCCAAACGCCCAGAGTAATGAAGGAAACACACCTCTGCACCTTGCAGTTATAGCAAGCTCTGCAGATATAGCGTATGAGCTTTTGAAAAAAGGAGCAGATCCAAAAATACAGAACAAGTTTGGGAAAACTCCCCTTGACATGGCGATGGAGCTGAATGACGAAAAGATGATAAAAATCCTGACTTAAAGTTTTTGAATTTCAAAGTAGTTTTGTAATTATCTGCTTCTTACAGCATTAAGAAAAGTATCAGGAAACGGGAAAGATTATTTAAAAGAGAGAATAAAGCTGTTAATAGATGAATACAAAAAAAATTTAGAGATAATAAATCAGAGGAATTATTAAATAATCAAGTATATAACTGTTTTACTCATATATTTTTGTAAATTTCCTTTATTTTATTTTCTATCAAATCATAGTTCTATGGTAAAATTGCTTCTAAGTTTTATATTTAGTTCTATGAAAGTAAGCAATAAAACACTTTAACGGAGTGAACATAATGAAACTAACAATAGAGATACCAGACGAAGAAATTTATGAAATAGGCAAGGAAGCTTTTAAAAAGAAAATAGAAGAATACTTAGAGTTTATGAAATTGGAAAAAGATATAAAAGAACTATCTAAAGAATTAAAAAATATTTTCTCAGAAGAAGAATACTGGCAGGAAGTGGAAAAAAGTAGGCAAGAAGCCTGGCAAGAGTATAAAAAAAGTCTTGAGTTAGAATGAAAATTATTGTTGATGCAAATATTATATTTTCTGCATTAATAAAAGGAAATCCAGTTTACATAAATGTAGATGCTTATGCTCCAGATTTTACATTTATAGAACTTGAAAAATACGAAAAAAGAATTTTAAAAAAGACATCAAACAGACAGAGAATAAAAGAAATAATCTTATAAAATCTTTAAGAAAATTTCTATAATTCCTAAAATAGGTTTAACAAAAGCGAACATAAAAAAAGCTTACAGTCTTTGTAAAGACATAGATGAAAAAGATACTCCATATGTAGCTCTAACCCTTGAACTTGATGCATATTTATGGACTAATGATAAAAAATTGACAAATAACTTAAGAGAGAAAGGTTTTTCAAAGATTTTAACAACAGATGAGTTGATAAAAATAATAGAATTAGAAGAAAAATAAATGCCTAAAACATACGAATACATAAAAGTATCAACAGATAAACAAGATTTAGAAAATCAAAAATTAACAAAAAACTTGACGTAAAGTTTATTGAAGAAACTGTAAACGGTCGTATATATTGGAAAAAAGACTTATTGAAAATCTAAATCCAGAAGATTTGATATATAGGTCTTGCATAACAAATAAAAAGGGAACTGATAAGCCATAGAACTAAATAGGCACCTGCTAAAAGAAAATCAGAAGGTTAAAGATGGGTTTATATTCATATTTGAATTTATTTATATGTTTGTGTAAAATACAGGCAATACCGTTAAGGAGAAAAATATGAAAAGGTTTGTGTTGCTGATAGGGATTTTGTTTTTTTCTAATGTTTTTGCTTACACAGATCTTTCTGCAGAACAGTTTAAAAAAATGATTAAAGAAAAGGATGTTGTGATTTTAGATGTTAGAACCCCTGAGGAATATGAGAAAGACGGACATATTAAAGGGGCTAACCTTATCCCTGTTCAGCTTTTCAGGTATATATACCTTCCTGGTCTGAGAGATAAAAAAGTTCTTGTTTATTGTAGGAGTGGAAACAGAAGTGTTACAGCAAGCAGAATGCTTGAGCAGATGGGTATAAAAAATGTTTACAACCTTAAAGGCGGTATAATTGAGTGGAAATCTAAGAAGCTTCCTGTTGAGTATGGCTGGAAGTGATCTTTTTCATTATCCTGTCCTGAAGATTAAACATCTTTTTTGCTTCTGCGGGGCATCCTTCATGGTCATAACCTAAAAGATGTAAAATCCCATGGGTTAAAAGTCTGATTACCTCTTCCTGATAAGATATTCCAATCTCTTCAGCCTGCCTTTTTGCAAAGGGGAGGGATATAACAACATCTCCTAATATTTTATATCTATATCCGGGAGGTTTTTCATCTATCGGAAAAGACAGAACATCTGTTGGTTTATCCTTTTTTCTCCACTGCTTGTTAATCTGCCTTATAGTTTCGTTATCTGTCAGGGTTATGCTGAGTTCAACATTATCAAGCTGAAGCTCTTTTAATATTTTTTGAGCGATCTGTTTTACAAAATTTTTTGTTATTTTTCTGTCGTATATATCTTTACTTATCAGAATTCTGTTCATTCTCTCTGTTCCTTTCGTATCTGTCGTATGCTGTTATTATCCTCTGGACTACAGGGTGTCTGACAACATCTTTTTCTGAAAATCTGCAAATACCTATCCCTTTAACATCTTGCAGAACTTCAAGTGCCTGAACCAGACCTGAGTTTGAGACTTTAGGAAGGTCTATCTGTGTTATATCTCCTGTTATCACAGCTTTTGATCCAAAACCTATCCTTGTGAGGAACATTTTCATCTGCTCTTTTGTTGTGTTTTGTGCCTCATCAAGTATAATAAATGCATCATTAAGTGTTCTACCTCTCATAAAGGCAAGTGGAGCTATTTCTATTATATTTTTCTCAAGCATGTCTCTTATTTTGTCTGGATCAACCATCTCGTATAATGCGTCATAAAGGGGTCTGAGGTAAGGATCAACCTTTTCTGTCAGTGTTCCAGGGAGAAATCCAAGCTTTTCTCCTGCCTCAACAGCCGGTCTTGTTAGTATTATTCTGTTTACCTTTTGCTGTTTCAGATAAGATACAGCCATAGCCATTGCAAGGTATGTTTTACCTGTTCCGGCAGGACCTACTCCAAATGTTATGTCATTTTTTTTGATTGTGTCTATGTATATTTTTTGTGAAGGAGTTTTTGCCATTATGGGCTTTTTTCTGTGTGTGAAAAGGATCGCCTCATAATTTCCAACGACCTTTTCCTCAGCTGTTTCATTCTTATATCCTAATGCCAGATCTCTTACATCTTTAGGTGACAGCTGATGTCCTCCCTCAAAGTAAGATGCTACCTTGTGCATAAAATCCTCAAATTTATCAAGTGATTCCTCTGAACCCTCTGCTATAAGGCTTGTTCCCCTTGCAAAAATATCTATACCGAAAACGTTCTCAAAATGTTTTA
This window harbors:
- a CDS encoding PhoH family protein; translation: MHKVASYFEGGHQLSPKDVRDLALGYKNETAEEKVVGNYEAILFTHRKKPIMAKTPSQKIYIDTIKKNDITFGVGPAGTGKTYLAMAMAVSYLKQQKVNRIILTRPAVEAGEKLGFLPGTLTEKVDPYLRPLYDALYEMVDPDKIRDMLEKNIIEIAPLAFMRGRTLNDAFIILDEAQNTTKEQMKMFLTRIGFGSKAVITGDITQIDLPKVSNSGLVQALEVLQDVKGIGICRFSEKDVVRHPVVQRIITAYDRYERNRENEQNSDK
- the mtaB gene encoding tRNA (N(6)-L-threonylcarbamoyladenosine(37)-C(2))-methylthiotransferase MtaB; this encodes MEKLKVAFYSLGCRMNQFETSAMEEEFENRGYILSEFSDKADIYVVNTCTVTNDADRSSRKTLRQAKRRNPDAVIVATGCYAQVSPDELSKMEEVDLVIGNSHKTAVLEIVEQFINERRQDKVFIDNIFRKNDFETFHISTFYEGSRPILKVQEGCNSFCSFCIIPFARGKVRSARIDQIVDQAKILVDRGFKEIVLTGTQLSQFGYDHKEGYLYDLLKKLIKIKGLYRVRLSSMGINEIDDKLLDLITSEEKIAPHFHLSIQSGDDRVLKDMKRNYTVSQYENVVNKIVKRRPDIAIGTDLITGFPTEDEKAFENTVKTVQNLPLAYIHVFTYSQRKGTSAEKFGDTVPPQEKKRRTQIIRQISDEKNRKFRERYIGKPLEVLIISEKDGKKVGLTGNYIHISFSSEKPVNSITKVVLTGVGEERENNTGKEI
- a CDS encoding FMN-binding protein → MVVLFVLLLAGLSYGGLIIKPDDAVKKIFPNHEIQKKSIMIDKKTRDMIQKKFKTKMKTSIFRIYLIKKDGNTIGYGILHSHRVRTKKETVLFILDKNCRIKDIEVIAFYEPPEYIPPDKWFKNFENKGASGIPAVKKNIPNITGATLSSRAITDASRQVIGICDLYLREKFR
- a CDS encoding redoxin domain-containing protein, translated to MKKVLMAFLAVFSLGFGFDSSIVGKEFRDFRSIDEKGRVVKASEIIDHKPAVIIFFAIGDQPGTFKFLPNMNRLYEKYKDKAVFMAVLLSRSNEKEVQELKKMLPLKLPVYLGYSDAIRNYDIRKVDVPLIVFVDKEGLITNIIARPESTMEEIYPPEKSLKEKETIEERISQSIEIIEKYIKKLIGDK
- a CDS encoding rhodanese-like domain-containing protein, which codes for MKRFVLLIGILFFSNVFAYTDLSAEQFKKMIKEKDVVILDVRTPEEYEKDGHIKGANLIPVQLFRYIYLPGLRDKKVLVYCRSGNRSVTASRMLEQMGIKNVYNLKGGIIEWKSKKLPVEYGWK
- a CDS encoding PIN domain-containing protein, whose translation is MKIIVDANIIFSALIKGNPVYINVDAYAPDFTFIELEKYEKRILKKTSNRQRIKEIIL
- the ybeY gene encoding rRNA maturation RNase YbeY; protein product: MNRILISKDIYDRKITKNFVKQIAQKILKELQLDNVELSITLTDNETIRQINKQWRKKDKPTDVLSFPIDEKPPGYRYKILGDVVISLPFAKRQAEEIGISYQEEVIRLLTHGILHLLGYDHEGCPAEAKKMFNLQDRIMKKITSSHTQQEAS
- a CDS encoding ankyrin repeat domain-containing protein; this translates as MERIRLLKKLITAIMEGDYNEVYRLVDLVKVDLNRSYEYEGSPLHVAVKEGDKELVKYFLEKGADPNVKGAFGETPLHIAVDRGYHDIVQILIESGADPNAQSNEGNTPLHLAVIASSADIAYELLKKGADPKIQNKFGKTPLDMAMELNDEKMIKILT
- a CDS encoding porin, translating into MRKILSYALLTGIFSTSFGADLQEIEERLKSLEEQNQQLIEEIADLKQQVEIPELAQKQFSGMGYAASKVYFTPAGLSIGGYGEIIYQRFEKSTKKDMTDIYRFIPYIGYKFSDSIILNAEVEFEHGADTSRGGKVKIEFAYLDFLFNQWVNLRVGSYLIPVGITNLLHEPVFFNSVNRPEVETNIIPTTWNENGILLFSNMENWNYYIGVANGFYYTGFSSKKWVKGGRQAGGKAYAEDFAFVGRVDYTGIDGLMVGVSGYTGNSGQGDGFDGRVSMYDFHLRYSHKNLEITGLYVKGFLSDADKISLAVGDTVAKEVYGYYLNLAYDVMPFIKSDTDISLPVFVRYERYNTQEKVPAGFTKNNQYDKTIWTVGLNLKPHPNVVLKADYQIRDNKSYNESDIFELGVGFIF